The segment TGCCTTCTCTCAACCAACTCTATACTAGGTGTgaaggaagtaaaaagaaatatcacacacacaaaaaatctttGCTCCAAGTTAGCTCATAGTATAGTTGGGAGATGCAAAAGAGACAgacatgaaaaatttaaatatccataCAAGGTGATACATGTATCAGAAGAGTGATGTGGTCATTTAAAATTCATAGGAGAGGACACCTTGTGTAGCTATTTTTTGCTTGAACCAAGAATATTTAACTGGAAGGGGGGCACTACTACTAACTGAAAATATCTCTGTTGCTATAATTGTATGTATTACACTAATCTGTATTTTATCCTAATGTAAGATGAGCTAACTCATTCAAGACATTCTGACATGTAATTCTGGCTAGTAACACTGGTACTCCTTACCCCATCTCTATCATGCTAGCTAATTTTGCAAAACCAATCTTTTCATTCTACTGTCTTGAAATAttcaaagatatagaaaattAGCTTATTATTGCACTGAACTATATGAACATACCTAAACATTTAGCAGTGAaattataatacttaaaaaagatCTAATCTTGCTATGTATGCAGAATGCTATTTCTGCATCTAAGTTCCTTTACACATAAACTGATGATAACGAAGATAATACTTACTTGTTTAGCAGCATCTGAATGCACAaaagctttatatattttctccGCTTTGCGATGCAAAAGATCAGACTCTGTTTTTTTATAGTCTTCACAAGCCAGCCAGAACTCAATGTTCTCCTCACTGAACTCAGACTTTAGGAAACTTCTGAAGACATCTTGACCAACTAAAAATAAAGGGTGAGAGGTGagataattaaattatttgagCCAATAAACGAATACCTTAAAGaagaaatttgtaagaaaaatactACTGAGTTGTCTAGGCTCAAAGGTAAGATACGGCTAATGCTGAAGAAACAGCTGTGCGTAATTCATAAAGATGAGACAATCTCAGAGATTCCTTCACTGATAGTTTATCTGGGGCCAGACAAACCCGTCCACCGTCACACAGCTGCTAGCAATGGCTACAGAACTGTGCTTTGCTTCCATCTATTAATTAAGTTGAAATTCTGCTCTTGTGATAACAAAACAATCTCTTTTCTTATAAATACCAACTCCTAGCCAGACTGTAGATTATTTTAGGGAAGCAAACATTGACGAAGGTCATTTACATCATGTTtattattaacaaatataaattccaaaacaaaacaaaaaacaaatataaattcccCATCCAATCCCTATCAGTCAGGAAATGTGCTGATATGCTGATTCTATTTGCTGGTGTTACTGAGGCTTTTTGATGGGCCATTTCTaccatttatttgtttggttGGATTGTAAACTAAGTCAGATGATAAGAGGGATGAACCACATTGAACTACTTGACACCCTAAATAGGGATTAAGAGTGTTTGTGGGGAAAAGAGGATTAAATTCTTCCTCTAGATAAAGACCACACTGCTTATTCAAACTTCTGAGTGAGATCCTAATCCCAAGAGAATTGCAATGCCCACGATGAGGGAAAGGCAAGCTGATTTCACTCCACCTTCTCTTATCAGAAACTCCCCACAAGactgtttaaaaattctttttatcatATATGTGTTATCATGTATCATGTTATATATAATGCAATTAAATACTGTGTTTCTCAACTTCCTTCAAAGCAGCAAGGCACGTGTCCTTGGTTTTGAATCCTTAGTGCTTCTAAACTGCCTACCACATAAAAGTAGGCTAaatgagtcaatgaatgaatgaaggagagaatgaaaataataaaatagtcaaTTGACCTAATGTATCTTACTTCTTACATCCAACAATTACAAAAATACATTCTAGAGGTAGCTTTCAGAATGGTCATAAGTTGAGATGTttggtttacttttaaaaacttgaaacttcAGGACCCCAGCATAGCTTTAAATTTTGCTCCTATAATGATCCATGGAAATACCTAATTGTCTCAGCAAATTTGTCTGAAGGACAGTGGCGGACTGTGTGCGAGGTCAACATCACACTACAATGAGGAATAATATGCTGAAGCTATTAGTGACTACAGAAAAACTGGAATACAACTTTTTATATACTCTTCTATCCAGAACACTACGTTTTAATGAAGTCATTCGGTCTAATAGTGTACTGAGGTAAACCTAAAAACATTTAGTAAGTTAATCATACTTACTTTGGTTTGCAAGTAGTTTTTCCAGAGATTGAGACCACTGCATTACTTCATTAACAGAGAGTCTGCTGGGACAAAATTCACATAAATTAGTCagatattttttgtgtgtgtaatcACAAATGATATCAGAATGGCTGCTATATTTTGATAACTCCAGGAACTAAGATTCTAGTTCTataagttttcttaaaatttatctgtaagaaaacaaaacttccttTAGAATGACTATCGTTATGAAAATATCTGTCAGTAGAACGTGAAGAAATCTAAATACATATACTGTAGCAGtataataaatagcaaattatGTACACACACGTTGGTACTTAATTTACGTTGGTACTAATGTAGTCTACTTTCATTTGGCTTGttacttaaaataaacaaactctaGCATGTGCAGTATTAATCACTTGCTAGAATATAGAGCTAATACACAGGCTGCTCTTAAAATGATAGTTCAGCATATTAGTATACATACATGTCTTTGGATTTAGAAGGTTTAATTCCAGATTCCAGATGTGGGATCATAGATCTCAGGTATGCTTTCACATCCATTCCACTACAAAAGATACaaacatgaatattcatatttaCTCAGTAGAATACATTTCATTTGCACAAGGAACATGAAATAAACTTCTCCAAGGAACaaggcaataataaaaatagttgttACAACATTTTCCTATGTTAAGCTTGAGCTAATTTTTACAAGCCAAAGTCTGCAAATATTTCCACATAATCTAACACCCTGTCacgaatcatttaaaaaatttttttaaatacaactaaatgtataatacatatattatatatacacatcagCTAATTTCTCTGATTTAGTTAACTAAATGCTCATATTTTTTTCCCGTTCATTCTCAATCCTTCTGCCATTAAAGATAATCTAAGTCAAACATTCACAAAATGAGACATCAAGTGAACTTACAAAGTCTTTGGCCTCTTTTTATGCGTTTTATCATCTAGAAGTGAATGATCAGtttctttcaattcctttggattaGCAGAGAAGAACATTCCTGGCATTTTGTCTAACCTTGGTGTGGAGATGCCTGCTGCTCGCATAGTCCTCACTCGGCAAATATCTGCTCGTCAACGTCTCTGCTGCTTTATATAGTAAAGGCAAACAGGCTCTTGCTGTTCAAATGAGTCTGTTTATCAAGTGATGTTACCACAGGCACTGGAAGTTCCCTCTTTCTTGGTGTGTTATGACGtgtatcttgaaaaaaaagaagcatacaGTGATGTCTTGTGGTAGAAACTTAACCAAATGAGTATAGGTCacttgattaaaaagaaagaaagaaaagtaagcacacagaggcacacacacatataccacatgCCTAAAGTATTAGCAGGATCAGTCTTTGGTTCTAGGGGATGTCTGTTTCTTCATAAAAATTGcatatttcagtaaaatatttcttttagtgTATTTATTGTATCACACAGAAACTCAATATTAGAGATGTATCCCCTCAATGTTTTGAATATTCCTTGATTATAAAATTCCTCTGATCAcagtattttaaagaattcttttttttttcccagaaagtagtgtaaataaatatctttctgttTGACTATTTGTGTATATATCTGGTAGGAAGGAGAGTTATGAGAGGTTATCTTAACTTTTCCCCACTCCACCTCCCATCTCTTATTTCTGTTGCAAGaaatttctatttgtgttttccaaagtgtgtGCTACAGAGTCTGCTGGTGATATACAAGATAACTTTAAGGGGttcatgaatattaatatttaccaggaatataattaatatatcaatctgtgattttttttgtatattactgCTTAGgataagaataaaggaaaattaaacaaaactataaatacataaaagtatagttaacacactaacataatatataaatataatgatacCAAAAAAATGACACAGTATCAAAAGAGAACCACTTAAGGTAAAATGAGAGTATATTTGGACAGGCCAATAAAGTCTACTTCTTAGGTTATGATGATCTTCCAAATTTTGGCAGTATCTCTGGAGACAGCTAGTCTAGCTTAAATTtaagattaaagattaaaaaacaaacaaccccgcccccccaaaaaaaaactctGAGAATTTAAATCCAATGAATTAGGTGACTGACTACTCACTGATCAACAAAGAGAGGTGAATGCAATGTAAGCTTTTATAGAGTTTATCTATAGAGTGTGCATATTTATGGTGTCCAGTTTAACGTAAACCTCCTCTGGTTTTTGTCACTGAAAAGACCAAACGAATTTTATACAGAGAGGCTTCTGGTGGTATGATGTACAGTTGATAAAGAAGAGAGTACTACTTTTCCTATCTTGGTTctatcatcaagataaaaaataagtgaagaaatcacatttaaaatatttgaaaatttgctTACTACATGCtcacaaatatgtatattatgttgTGTGTGCAAGCATCATTTGATGTTTGAAAGATAACATGATGCAGACAGAGAGCCAGTGAGATGAGCCAGCCACTCTGAAAGTGACCCAAACAAAACTGATGGGGCTTCAAGACTGCTGACAGAAAGGCATTTGTACATTTCTTGTGGTTCAGtctatatttacttttctgttaACATCTTCAACATTGCTCACATTGGTTTATCTGGTAACCTTTCATTTCTCTAGATAATGTAGGTACATtatgttagaaaaacaaaatttatgggcacctcggtggctcagtggttgagcctttggttcagggcatggtcccagggtcctgggattgagtcccgcattgggatccctgcaggggagaaaaaagaaaaaaattaacatttatttttaatggcccGTTATTATTGTTATCCAAATATACTGACAACGTACAGAGTATGTTTCTGCAACTATAATTCTTCGGATGTGAATTAACAGTATCAAGTATCAGGacaacagcagcagcaatggCAGCAAAGGTTAGGGGGCAACATAGGTTTGGgaaattaagattaaataaagtTCTTAAATTGGTTAAGGCAGATTTTCGGAGagcctttaaaatgttaatggacATCTGTCGGTCTCTAAAAGGAGTGTAAAATATGCAGCAGTTTCCTTACATTTTTGAGAACAGAATCCTCATTAGGTCGGGAATATAGTCtgcagaaataatattttctgaataaattagGAAAACTCTGGTCTGAGATAGAAGTAAATTTTCACTTCAtctattaataattctttttttaatgttatttatttattcatgagagacacacagagagaggcagagatataggcagagggagaagcaggctcctgtggggacctgacgcagaactcgatcccaggactgtgggatcacgacctgagctgacgagagatgctcaactactgagccacccaggcctccctattaataattcttttataCTGATTTTTTGCTACCTACATACTGACTTTCAGTTCAGGCATTTGCAAGCAAGTACTTGCATATAATTGCATACTTCCAAGCCCAAATAGAGAAACTCCTGACAGAGGGCGTCCTCCTAAAATTCCAATGTCACAAATGAGTGTTGAAGTCAACTCCAGGGCAAGATAATGTAGCTGGTCTCTCCAAGGCTGCTTGCTAGCATATGCAAAGCATGTACACATGCCAGAGCTAGGCAAATTTGATGGGGCTGGATCAGCAAGGACTGATAAGTCCATGGCAGGGCATTGAAAATTCTCTATGAATCTTATAGTATCACTGTCTGGCCCCTCTTTGTGAAATTcattaagaaaagacaaatattaggggcccagagtggctcagttggttaagcatccacctttagCTTGGATCCTGGTTCCAgggtccagccccacatggggttccctgctcagcagagaccttgcttcttcctctccctctgccactcccccagcttgtgcacccctctctctctgtcaaataaataaataaaagcttaaaaaaaagacaaatcataaaatagtaactttacTGAACCCATCACTTTGGTTGAAACTGGAGGATTTGATTAAAAGCCAATAGAAGAAACAGTGGCTTTCATAAACACAGGCTGGTTTGTATACTTCCTATGTGAAATTGTGCATAAGTAACTGATCTGGAGTCTTAAGGAAAGGAATATTGCTTGTGGTCTTagtgttatttaaaagaaattagcaGACTAGTTTTAGAGCAATTTAGGTTTACAGGAAAGCTGagaggaaagtacagagagtttctATATACTCTCTCCACTTCCCACAGCCTTCCCCACCATCAACATCCCGCATCAGTGTGGTATATTTGTTAATGAACCTGCACTGACACATCGTTATCACCCAAAGTCCTTAGTAGACATTATGGTTTCCTCTGATGGTGTGCATTGTacgggttttgacaaatgtataatgacacgtATCCACCATCATAGTATCAAACAGAATAGTTTCCCTGCCTTAAAAATCCcagtgttatattttaaaatatctaggaGATTGGTTCAATAAGACAGTTCTGATTATGGATATCAATTGTCATGAggagaattttaattatttttgctgagttgattttacattttggttCCAATCACTCCAGCCACCTGAATCTTAGGGAATGCTTTGCTATATGACTTTTTCAAACTTGGTATTGACTAAACTGATTTTGAACCTTTATAATATTGCTGAAATTTTGTTGTGGACGTTAGGAATTATGGGGAAAAGGACATAATGAGTCTGAGGttgtatcttaaaaataaaaagtcagtgacatgaacagaaattttgaTTCATTAAGACAAAATGTCTTCAGGGGTCcctgggatggctcagtcagtgaagctccaactcttcattttggtttaggtcatgatcttagggtgaggggattgagccctacatttgTTAAGCctagagcctgcttaaaaaaaaaaaattttctctctctctctctccctctgcaccaccttCCCCTGCCCTGGCCCACCCCACAAACTCACtctatcttaaaaattttttaaattaaattaagttttaaaaagatctgGGTTTAACAAACTATAGCTGCAGTCCTACAGGGTATCAGATATCAGCACTGcaaatagaaagatgaatggatctcTGTCCTAAGGAGTTTACAGTATAGTAAGTGTGTATTTAAGCAAGTAGTCAAAGTGAAAAGTGTCATCAAAGAGGAATGTGTAGGAAAAATAATTGAGTCTGGATGTgcaggacagaaaagaaaatgctgttgCCATTTATTACAAAATCAGGATGTATCTattctctgcctgcttctgcaTTCCAGATCAACACCCATTGGAAAGTACAAAAGGACTGCAATGGAGAAACTGATCTTCAGCAAGTTGACACCTCTTCTATGTATACAGGTCATggaggaatggatgctatatgcAAACACAAAGCTTTGCAGAATTTAAAAGTGGCTCTGGAAGACTTTGTTGAATTAGCATAATCACTCAAGTGTTGAGTGAAGACAAAGGCTCACTGCTTTTTGGGCTCTTGCAACCTCCAGATTTATAGGTAGGGCTACCAAGAATGTTTCAGCTACATTTCGTAGAGTTTATTTGAAAAGCTTCAACAAAGGTAAATTTGGAAGGATCTTCCTCTATGTCTAGGTAGAGggaaagaattaaacattttaggcttgcttatgagttttttttttctaaatgaagaaGTCAGCTGAGAAGTTTTAGtaacagaagatatttgcaacttgGTGCAATTCAGTGATCTCAGTAAACGCAAATTGAGCAAGATAAGaatctagtttctttttctcGCTCTGTTCTAATCTACTTATAGTCAACACCAAACACCTCTTTTCTATAATTTAAGTGATTATAAGAAAATCAGATGTGAGCCCTTCAGTGAACTGGGCTCATGTGATTCTAGAAATTTACTTTATTCACCTTAGAACTCATTTTGCCAATGAAGTTCTCATTAATAGGcctatttttccttcattcttgaaTGTACTGAAGACATCTTTGATCAATGTTATCTCTGATATACTTCCTTCATAAAagactcatttcatttattatcaCTCTATGATTAATAACCATTTCAACAAGGGAGAGTAGTCATGTCTGACTCTATTTGACTATGCTTTGCAAAAAAATTTGCAAGC is part of the Canis lupus dingo isolate Sandy chromosome 38, ASM325472v2, whole genome shotgun sequence genome and harbors:
- the RGS1 gene encoding regulator of G-protein signaling 1 isoform X2 is translated as MRAAGISTPRLDKMPGMFFSANPKELKETDHSLLDDKTHKKRPKTFGMDVKAYLRSMIPHLESGIKPSKSKDILSVNEVMQWSQSLEKLLANQIGQDVFRSFLKSEFSEENIEFWLACEDYKKTESDLLHRKAEKIYKAFVHSDAAKQINIDFHTRESTAKKIKAPTPTCFDEAQKIIYTLMEKDSYPRFLKSNIYLNLLNELQANSLK
- the RGS1 gene encoding regulator of G-protein signaling 1 isoform X1 encodes the protein MRAAGISTPRLDKMPGMFFSANPKELKETDHSLLDDKTHKKRPKTFGMDVKAYLRSMIPHLESGIKPSKSKDIRLSVNEVMQWSQSLEKLLANQIGQDVFRSFLKSEFSEENIEFWLACEDYKKTESDLLHRKAEKIYKAFVHSDAAKQINIDFHTRESTAKKIKAPTPTCFDEAQKIIYTLMEKDSYPRFLKSNIYLNLLNELQANSLK
- the RGS1 gene encoding regulator of G-protein signaling 1 isoform X4; this encodes MRAAGISTPSGMDVKAYLRSMIPHLESGIKPSKSKDILSVNEVMQWSQSLEKLLANQIGQDVFRSFLKSEFSEENIEFWLACEDYKKTESDLLHRKAEKIYKAFVHSDAAKQINIDFHTRESTAKKIKAPTPTCFDEAQKIIYTLMEKDSYPRFLKSNIYLNLLNELQANSLK
- the RGS1 gene encoding regulator of G-protein signaling 1 isoform X3; the encoded protein is MRAAGISTPSGMDVKAYLRSMIPHLESGIKPSKSKDIRLSVNEVMQWSQSLEKLLANQIGQDVFRSFLKSEFSEENIEFWLACEDYKKTESDLLHRKAEKIYKAFVHSDAAKQINIDFHTRESTAKKIKAPTPTCFDEAQKIIYTLMEKDSYPRFLKSNIYLNLLNELQANSLK